One segment of Niabella beijingensis DNA contains the following:
- a CDS encoding polysaccharide deacetylase family protein, with protein sequence MKQLMEGPAPKEHPAFMRKWNYLLGSLAFLLLLSCNDSKPRAKKLGADLDIPDSVEINLKDPQKEKEPEKKKRIFMTFDDGPNLGTRNLLTILKEENVPATMFLIGLHTKASPEQKLMWEQLQIFPGIELFNHSYSHAWRNRFTGFYKNPDSVISDFNRAQALMMLKEPIARTPGRNAWRIDSISRTDLLKNKSVIDSLQKKGGYVLIGWDLEWQFNHKNSQAVQSPDQLIAQVDHLFASNKTLKPDNLVILAHDQMWRSSADSLKLHEFIRKLKAKTGYELALITEYPGVKEALANQKRF encoded by the coding sequence ATGAAACAACTTATGGAAGGGCCTGCTCCAAAGGAGCACCCTGCTTTTATGAGGAAATGGAATTACCTATTGGGTTCCCTGGCTTTCCTGCTGCTTTTATCCTGTAATGATTCCAAACCCAGGGCTAAGAAACTGGGGGCGGATCTTGATATCCCGGATTCTGTGGAGATCAACCTTAAGGATCCGCAAAAGGAAAAAGAACCGGAAAAAAAGAAACGGATCTTTATGACCTTTGATGATGGTCCGAACCTGGGTACCCGCAACCTGCTGACCATCCTGAAAGAGGAAAATGTGCCGGCTACCATGTTCCTGATCGGGTTGCACACAAAGGCAAGCCCCGAACAGAAACTGATGTGGGAGCAGTTGCAGATTTTTCCGGGAATTGAACTGTTCAATCACAGCTATTCCCATGCCTGGAGGAATCGCTTTACCGGATTTTATAAGAACCCGGACTCCGTCATTTCTGATTTTAACCGCGCCCAGGCGCTGATGATGCTGAAGGAGCCGATCGCCCGTACACCCGGCCGCAATGCCTGGCGTATCGACAGCATCAGTCGTACAGATCTTTTAAAGAACAAATCCGTAATTGACTCGCTGCAGAAAAAAGGCGGCTACGTGCTTATCGGCTGGGACCTGGAATGGCAGTTCAACCACAAGAATTCACAGGCGGTGCAAAGCCCGGATCAGCTGATCGCACAGGTAGATCATTTATTTGCATCCAATAAGACCCTGAAACCCGATAACCTGGTGATCCTGGCACACGACCAGATGTGGAGGAGTTCCGCAGATTCGCTGAAGCTGCATGAGTTCATAAGAAAGTTAAAGGCGAAAACAGGTTATGAGCTGGCACTCATTACCGAATATCCGGGGGTAAAAGAAGCCCTGGCCAATCAAAAACGGTTCTGA
- a CDS encoding YARHG domain-containing protein, whose amino-acid sequence MKYAYFSALFCMVLLFSCKPKKKTAAADAPVAAAQELPPELHTDLYGNWVGDFVSVVEGEQDYEDVARINIRLTRITEDGVEGRSVVKGNDRPMKGTLTLTGNKYSFIMDEPGSDRHDGRFEFSITGDTLKGKWKAYKATEVRNPVKEFVLVKKPFRYNANLMLPEDWDYVDYENGRTKTELYTNEDGTVDTSINKVYRMASEEVYKINGSVKELTEKEIKNLKKLDLEIIRNTIFARHGYSFRNKGVRQFFDQVEWYVPVTNSIDGVLTGVEQKNVALLQRFEKYARDNYDTFGR is encoded by the coding sequence ATGAAATACGCTTATTTTTCAGCACTGTTCTGCATGGTACTGCTTTTCTCCTGTAAGCCTAAAAAGAAAACGGCCGCGGCCGATGCGCCTGTTGCTGCGGCGCAGGAGCTGCCCCCGGAGCTGCATACGGATCTGTATGGAAACTGGGTGGGCGATTTTGTCAGTGTAGTTGAGGGCGAGCAGGATTATGAGGATGTGGCCCGGATCAATATCCGGCTTACCCGGATCACTGAGGATGGGGTGGAAGGAAGAAGCGTTGTAAAGGGAAACGACCGCCCGATGAAAGGAACGCTCACCCTTACAGGTAATAAATATTCATTCATAATGGATGAGCCCGGCAGCGACCGGCACGACGGACGGTTTGAATTTTCCATCACCGGTGATACCCTGAAGGGAAAATGGAAGGCTTATAAAGCGACCGAAGTCAGGAATCCCGTAAAGGAATTTGTGCTGGTCAAAAAACCTTTCCGCTATAATGCCAATCTGATGCTTCCCGAGGATTGGGATTATGTGGATTATGAGAACGGGCGGACAAAAACCGAGCTGTACACCAACGAGGACGGAACGGTGGATACTTCGATCAACAAAGTATACCGGATGGCCTCGGAGGAGGTCTATAAAATAAACGGATCCGTAAAGGAACTCACGGAAAAAGAAATCAAAAACCTGAAAAAACTGGATCTTGAGATCATCCGGAATACCATTTTCGCCAGGCATGGCTATTCGTTCAGAAACAAGGGGGTGCGGCAGTTCTTTGACCAGGTGGAGTGGTATGTGCCGGTAACCAACAGTATTGACGGGGTGCTTACGGGAGTGGAGCAGAAAAATGTGGCGCTCCTGCAACGGTTTGAAAAATATGCCCGGGATAATTACGACACTTTTGGCCGCTGA